In uncultured Bacteroides sp., one genomic interval encodes:
- the rodA gene encoding rod shape-determining protein RodA yields MEPRHVSLWKSVDWTTIIVYLILITCGWFSVCGASYNYGDTDFLSFGTRGGKQLMWILCSFGLGFVLLMIEERIYDMFSYILYIGMLFLLFITIFIAKDVKGSHSWLSLGPVSLQPAEFAKSATALVLAKYMSSFSFNMRKFKSASLLALLILLPLGLIILQRETGSALVYLSFFLMLYREGMPGAILFSGVCAVIYFIVGIRFGDIMIGQSPTPIGQFSVLLMIIIFVAGMVWVYMKQWTPIRNIIIVCVPVLLLAFLFSKFVVPFNLVWILLPMCIILAGYMFFLSLTGMNKGYMLIALFAVASVGFLYSSNYVFDNVLEPHQQIRIKVVLGMEEDLTGAGYNVNQSKIAIGSGGLYGKGFLNGTQTKLKYVPEQDTDFIFCTVGEEQGFVGSSVVLLLFLILIIRLIVLSERQYSIFGRVYGYSVVSIFLFHLFINVGMVLGLTPVIGIPLPFFSYGGSSLWGFTILLFIFLRIDAGRSEKH; encoded by the coding sequence ATGGAGCCCAGACACGTTAGTTTATGGAAGTCTGTTGATTGGACAACTATAATAGTATATTTGATACTGATCACTTGTGGTTGGTTCAGTGTCTGTGGAGCCAGTTATAACTATGGAGATACTGACTTCCTGAGTTTTGGTACAAGAGGCGGAAAGCAATTAATGTGGATACTGTGCTCTTTCGGTTTAGGATTTGTACTGTTAATGATAGAAGAAAGAATATACGATATGTTCTCCTATATTCTTTATATAGGAATGTTATTCCTGCTTTTTATTACTATATTTATTGCCAAAGATGTAAAAGGGTCTCATTCCTGGTTAAGCCTCGGTCCGGTTAGTCTTCAGCCGGCAGAGTTTGCCAAGTCTGCTACAGCTCTCGTTTTAGCGAAATATATGAGCTCTTTTTCGTTTAATATGAGGAAGTTTAAGAGTGCCTCATTATTAGCTCTGCTAATTCTGTTGCCTTTAGGACTGATTATTTTGCAGAGAGAAACAGGATCGGCTCTTGTATATCTATCTTTCTTCCTGATGCTTTATAGAGAAGGAATGCCTGGTGCTATTTTGTTTTCCGGGGTATGTGCCGTAATTTACTTTATTGTAGGTATACGTTTTGGAGATATAATGATAGGGCAAAGTCCAACTCCTATCGGTCAGTTCTCTGTATTATTAATGATTATAATATTTGTTGCAGGAATGGTTTGGGTCTATATGAAGCAATGGACACCTATTCGTAATATTATTATTGTCTGTGTGCCTGTATTGTTGTTAGCCTTTCTTTTCTCTAAATTCGTAGTTCCGTTTAATCTTGTTTGGATTTTACTTCCTATGTGTATAATCCTCGCCGGATATATGTTTTTCCTTTCATTAACGGGAATGAATAAAGGCTATATGTTAATTGCTTTGTTTGCTGTTGCTTCTGTAGGATTTCTTTATTCAAGCAACTATGTATTTGATAATGTACTTGAACCACACCAGCAAATTCGTATTAAAGTTGTTTTGGGAATGGAAGAAGACCTTACCGGAGCAGGATATAACGTGAATCAATCGAAAATTGCAATTGGATCAGGTGGCTTATATGGCAAAGGTTTTCTTAATGGAACACAGACTAAGCTTAAGTATGTGCCAGAACAAGATACAGACTTTATATTTTGTACAGTAGGTGAGGAACAAGGATTTGTAGGATCTTCTGTAGTTTTATTGCTGTTTCTAATTCTTATTATCAGACTTATAGTACTTTCTGAACGGCAATACTCAATTTTTGGCCGAGTCTACGGCTACTCTGTAGTTAGTATATTTCTTTTTCACTTATTTATAAATGTTGGAATGGTGTTAGGACTTACACCTGTTATTGGTATTCCTCTTCCTTTTTTTAGTTATGGAGGATCTTCATTATGGGGCTTTACAATCCTTTTATTTATTTTCTTAAGGATTGATGCCGGAAGGTCAGAGAAGCACTAA
- a CDS encoding gliding motility lipoprotein GldH, translating into MRIETDEEKDQTIDLNSEMISLNQKKNKLILLLSIILLTACDSDTMYHSFLHVSKEGWKKSDTLTFKAPITDSLATYRISVEVRNRIDYPYRNLCLFISHNTQDSTVFVTDTIQYSLADESGKWLGTGVGNLYQSVCSSYTFIAPRRSGNLIFKLSHGMKDNVLIGINDVGIEIKRKK; encoded by the coding sequence ATGCGAATAGAAACAGACGAAGAAAAAGACCAAACAATAGACCTCAACAGCGAGATGATAAGCCTCAATCAGAAAAAGAATAAATTAATACTGCTGTTATCAATTATCCTGCTGACAGCGTGTGATTCCGATACAATGTATCACTCTTTTCTCCATGTTTCCAAAGAAGGATGGAAAAAGAGTGATACACTCACTTTTAAGGCACCAATAACAGATTCACTTGCTACATATCGTATATCTGTAGAAGTGCGCAATAGAATAGATTACCCCTATCGTAATTTATGCCTGTTCATATCACATAATACACAAGACAGTACTGTTTTTGTGACAGATACTATTCAATATTCACTCGCCGACGAATCTGGTAAATGGCTAGGAACAGGAGTTGGTAACCTTTACCAATCGGTATGTAGTAGCTATACATTTATTGCTCCAAGACGTTCTGGTAATCTTATATTCAAGTTAAGTCACGGAATGAAGGACAATGTTCTAATCGGAATTAACGATGTTGGTATAGAGATAAAACGGAAGAAATAA
- a CDS encoding cupin domain-containing protein, with translation MKTCSKKFIFEKENVWEPAGEGVVRQIMGYDGQLMLVKVKFEKGAKGTLHTHYHTQTTYVASGKFEFSVDGEMRIVEAGDGIYIAPDAEHECTCLEAGILIDCFSPMRADFILK, from the coding sequence ATGAAAACTTGTAGCAAGAAATTTATTTTTGAAAAAGAAAATGTGTGGGAACCAGCCGGCGAAGGAGTGGTTCGACAGATTATGGGATATGATGGACAATTGATGCTTGTTAAAGTTAAGTTTGAAAAAGGAGCGAAAGGTACGCTTCATACTCACTATCATACTCAGACGACTTATGTGGCAAGTGGAAAGTTTGAATTTTCAGTAGATGGCGAAATGCGAATTGTTGAGGCTGGTGATGGTATTTATATTGCCCCCGATGCAGAACATGAATGTACATGTCTTGAAGCCGGCATACTTATTGATTGTTTTAGTCCAATGAGAGCTGACTTTATTTTAAAATAA
- a CDS encoding DNA polymerase III subunit yields the protein MFFREVIEQEEVKKKFLLEVKENRIPHAQLICGPEGVGKLPLAIAYARYLLCPNHTEEDACGICPSCVKMNKLAHPDLHFVFPIVKKKNQKEIVCDDYIKDWRNFVLNNPYFNLNHWLKEMNAENAQAMIYTKESDEILRKLSLKSSEGGYKVMIIWLPEKMNEACSNKLLKLLEEPPAKTVFLLVSEQPDLMLTTILSRTQRVNVRLIKEESIVEKLKDSYGLTDQDAQTTAHLANGNFIRAMEQIHLNEEKKLFFDLFVSLMRLSYQRKIREMKAWSELLAGIGRERQKDFLEYAQRMIRENFILNFHQNELTYMNRDEYNFSVRFAPFVNERNAMGIMDELTVAQQHIEQNVNAKMVFFDFSLKMIVLLKQ from the coding sequence ATGTTCTTCAGAGAGGTTATAGAACAAGAAGAAGTTAAAAAGAAATTTCTTTTAGAAGTGAAGGAAAACCGTATCCCTCACGCACAACTTATTTGTGGCCCGGAAGGTGTAGGTAAATTACCCTTGGCTATTGCTTATGCCAGATACCTCCTCTGTCCAAACCATACAGAAGAAGATGCTTGCGGCATCTGCCCCTCATGTGTAAAGATGAACAAATTGGCTCATCCTGATTTACATTTTGTCTTCCCAATTGTGAAGAAAAAAAATCAAAAAGAGATTGTTTGTGATGACTACATCAAAGATTGGCGGAATTTTGTGCTAAACAATCCTTATTTTAATCTAAATCATTGGTTAAAAGAAATGAATGCAGAAAATGCCCAAGCCATGATTTACACAAAAGAGAGTGATGAAATTCTTAGGAAACTAAGTTTGAAGAGTAGTGAAGGCGGTTATAAAGTAATGATTATCTGGCTACCAGAGAAAATGAATGAAGCTTGCTCTAATAAACTCCTAAAGTTACTGGAAGAGCCTCCTGCAAAGACTGTATTCCTGCTTGTATCTGAGCAACCCGACCTAATGCTTACAACAATATTAAGTCGTACTCAAAGGGTAAATGTGCGTCTCATCAAAGAAGAAAGCATTGTTGAGAAACTAAAAGACAGTTATGGGTTAACAGATCAGGATGCACAAACCACAGCTCACCTTGCTAACGGGAATTTTATCCGTGCTATGGAACAAATTCATCTTAATGAAGAAAAAAAACTTTTCTTCGATTTGTTCGTTAGTCTGATGCGTCTCTCCTATCAACGAAAAATAAGAGAAATGAAAGCATGGAGTGAGCTACTTGCTGGGATAGGACGCGAAAGACAAAAAGACTTTCTGGAATATGCACAACGAATGATCCGTGAAAATTTTATTCTTAACTTTCATCAGAACGAACTAACATACATGAACAGAGATGAATATAATTTTTCGGTCCGGTTTGCACCGTTTGTAAACGAACGAAATGCGATGGGAATAATGGATGAACTTACAGTGGCTCAACAACATATTGAACAAAATGTGAATGCTAAAATGGTATTTTTTGATTTTTCATTAAAAATGATCGTTTTGCTGAAACAATAA
- a CDS encoding DsbA family protein yields the protein MSDILNINPLIYTHQTAVNENPETKTETSHTEISSPKRTVHILYYTDPICSACWGIEPQLRKLKLEYGENYQIEYKMGGLLPNWENESNSKINKPADVAHHWEEVGNYYGMPIDGDVWLEDPLSSSYPPSIAFKAAQIQDDEISLVFLRRIKEMLFLEKKNISKWEWIEKAAIYAELNIDQLKKDFEGDAQHTFKEDLNISKQMGVRGFPTLFFTNSDGMKVELYGVRPYKDFEEALLKLCPEAVKHQICKTHEGLFDYYPTLTTHEFAVITDRHDSDALDILNSLYKSKFIDKYISKKGILWIKI from the coding sequence ATGAGCGACATTTTAAATATAAATCCTCTGATCTATACCCATCAGACAGCGGTTAATGAGAATCCGGAAACTAAAACAGAAACCAGTCACACTGAAATTTCTTCTCCCAAGAGGACTGTACATATTCTATATTATACAGATCCTATATGCTCTGCATGTTGGGGCATAGAGCCTCAATTAAGAAAGTTAAAACTGGAATATGGGGAGAACTATCAAATAGAGTATAAAATGGGAGGACTTCTTCCCAATTGGGAAAATGAGAGCAATAGTAAAATCAACAAACCAGCAGATGTAGCACATCATTGGGAAGAAGTTGGTAATTATTATGGGATGCCTATTGATGGAGATGTTTGGCTGGAAGATCCTTTATCTTCTTCATATCCACCGTCAATAGCCTTCAAAGCTGCTCAAATACAGGATGATGAAATTTCCCTCGTATTTCTGAGGAGAATAAAAGAAATGCTTTTTCTTGAAAAAAAAAACATATCAAAGTGGGAATGGATAGAAAAAGCTGCAATATATGCTGAATTAAATATTGATCAATTGAAAAAAGATTTTGAAGGTGATGCCCAACATACATTTAAAGAAGATTTAAACATAAGCAAACAAATGGGTGTAAGAGGGTTTCCAACATTATTCTTCACAAATTCTGATGGTATGAAAGTAGAACTATATGGCGTACGGCCATATAAAGATTTTGAAGAAGCTTTGCTTAAATTATGTCCTGAAGCTGTAAAACATCAAATTTGCAAAACTCATGAAGGATTATTTGATTACTACCCAACACTTACAACTCATGAATTCGCTGTAATTACAGACAGGCATGATAGTGACGCTTTGGATATTTTAAATAGCTTATATAAATCAAAGTTCATAGATAAATACATATCAAAAAAGGGAATACTCTGGATCAAGATATAA
- the ricT gene encoding regulatory iron-sulfur-containing complex subunit RicT produces MDYKLHNGSGKLCCKGCSRQDNKLNTYDWLADIPGSSEESDLVEIQFKNTRKGYYRNSNGLKLEKGDVVAVESTPGHDIGTVTLTGRLVPLQMQKTGFKPNTEIKRVYRKVKSVDIEKFEEAKAKEHDTMIRSRQIAANLNLNMKIGDVEYQGDGNKAIFYYIADERVDFRQLIKVLAETFRVRIEMKQIGARQEAGRIGGIGPCGRELCCATWMTNFVSVSTSAARLQDISLNPQKLAGQCAKLKCCMNYEVDCYVEAQKRLPSREIELETKDGTFYFFKADILSNEVSYSTDKNFAANLVTISGKRAFEVINLNRKGIRPDSLHESEKKPEPQKPVDLVEQESLTRFDKRKSGNENRNAKRNDNGNRNKQENRNRNENPNRNNNEVANRNEGGNRNENRRRVEIKNKNENINKVSIEDTNKSSNENFKGNEGGNANRNRRRKRPNNRPQQRDDKPQSEKE; encoded by the coding sequence ATGGATTATAAATTACATAACGGAAGCGGGAAGCTATGCTGCAAAGGCTGCTCCCGACAAGATAATAAATTAAATACTTACGATTGGCTAGCTGATATTCCCGGGAGTAGTGAAGAAAGTGACCTTGTTGAAATACAGTTTAAAAACACACGCAAAGGATACTATCGGAACAGTAACGGATTAAAGCTGGAAAAAGGAGATGTGGTAGCCGTAGAATCAACTCCCGGACACGATATTGGTACTGTTACTTTGACAGGAAGATTAGTTCCTTTACAAATGCAGAAAACCGGATTTAAGCCAAATACTGAAATCAAACGTGTTTATCGCAAAGTTAAATCTGTAGATATTGAGAAATTCGAAGAAGCTAAAGCTAAAGAACACGATACAATGATCCGTTCAAGGCAAATTGCTGCAAATCTTAATCTCAATATGAAAATCGGTGATGTTGAGTATCAGGGTGATGGCAATAAAGCTATATTTTATTATATCGCCGATGAACGAGTTGACTTCCGACAATTAATTAAGGTTTTAGCAGAAACATTCCGTGTACGAATTGAAATGAAACAAATTGGTGCCCGACAAGAAGCTGGAAGAATTGGTGGTATTGGTCCTTGCGGTAGAGAGCTTTGTTGCGCAACCTGGATGACTAATTTTGTGTCTGTATCTACTAGTGCTGCAAGGTTACAAGATATATCCCTTAATCCTCAGAAGCTCGCTGGTCAATGTGCCAAGCTTAAATGTTGCATGAATTATGAAGTAGACTGTTATGTTGAAGCTCAAAAGAGATTGCCTTCAAGAGAAATAGAACTTGAGACAAAAGACGGTACATTCTATTTCTTCAAAGCTGATATATTGAGCAATGAAGTCTCATATTCAACAGATAAGAACTTTGCTGCGAACTTGGTTACCATCTCTGGAAAAAGAGCTTTTGAAGTTATCAATCTTAACCGCAAAGGAATCAGGCCTGATAGTCTTCACGAATCAGAGAAAAAACCTGAGCCACAGAAGCCTGTAGATTTAGTTGAACAGGAAAGCCTTACTCGTTTTGATAAGCGCAAATCAGGTAATGAAAATAGAAACGCCAAAAGGAATGACAACGGAAACAGAAACAAACAAGAAAACAGAAACCGTAATGAGAATCCAAATAGAAATAACAACGAAGTTGCAAATAGAAATGAAGGCGGAAACCGCAATGAGAATAGAAGAAGGGTTGAGATCAAAAATAAAAATGAGAATATAAATAAAGTTTCTATTGAGGACACCAATAAAAGCAGTAACGAAAACTTTAAAGGAAATGAAGGCGGAAATGCGAATAGAAACAGACGAAGAAAAAGACCAAACAATAGACCTCAACAGCGAGATGATAAGCCTCAATCAGAAAAAGAATAA
- the metF gene encoding methylenetetrahydrofolate reductase [NAD(P)H], protein MKVIELIKSNDKTAFSFEILPPLKGTGIEKLYETIDTLKEFDPKYINITTHRSEYIYKDLGNGLFQRSNVRRRPGTVAVAAAIKNKYNITVVPHILCSGFTQEETEYVLLDLQFLGITDLLVLRGDKAKHEPVFKPVGNGYYHAIELQEQINKFNKGVFVDGEQMKVSLQPFSYGVACYPEKHEEAPNIDTDIYWLKKKMEAGAEYAVTQLFYDNKKFFEFVERARKAGVTIPIIPGIKPFSKLSQLSMVPKTFKVDIPEDLANEAMKCKNDADAKQLGIEWCVEQCRELMAHGLPSIHFYSVGAVDSIKEVAKLIY, encoded by the coding sequence ATGAAAGTTATAGAATTAATAAAGAGTAATGACAAAACAGCTTTTTCGTTTGAGATATTGCCTCCTTTAAAGGGAACAGGCATTGAAAAGCTATACGAAACTATAGATACGTTAAAGGAATTTGACCCTAAATACATAAACATAACCACACATCGCAGTGAGTATATTTATAAGGATTTAGGCAATGGTTTGTTCCAACGCAGCAATGTTCGCCGCCGTCCCGGCACAGTAGCTGTGGCTGCTGCTATTAAAAACAAATACAATATAACAGTTGTACCGCACATTCTATGTAGTGGATTTACTCAGGAAGAAACCGAATACGTACTACTTGATTTGCAGTTTCTTGGCATTACCGATTTATTAGTTCTTCGTGGTGACAAAGCCAAACATGAACCCGTTTTCAAGCCAGTAGGCAATGGTTATTATCATGCAATTGAACTTCAAGAACAAATAAACAAATTCAATAAAGGAGTATTCGTTGATGGTGAACAAATGAAAGTTTCATTGCAACCATTTTCTTATGGAGTTGCTTGCTACCCTGAAAAGCATGAAGAAGCGCCTAATATTGATACAGATATTTACTGGTTAAAAAAGAAGATGGAAGCTGGCGCAGAATATGCTGTTACTCAGCTATTTTACGACAACAAAAAGTTCTTTGAGTTCGTAGAACGTGCCCGAAAGGCAGGAGTAACAATTCCAATAATTCCTGGAATTAAGCCTTTTTCCAAATTATCTCAGCTGAGTATGGTTCCCAAAACCTTTAAAGTTGACATTCCTGAAGACTTGGCAAATGAGGCTATGAAATGCAAAAACGATGCAGATGCAAAACAACTTGGTATTGAGTGGTGTGTTGAACAGTGCCGTGAACTAATGGCACACGGATTACCAAGCATTCATTTCTATTCTGTGGGCGCTGTAGACAGTATTAAAGAAGTAGCTAAGCTAATATATTAA